A genomic region of Rheinheimera sp. MMS21-TC3 contains the following coding sequences:
- a CDS encoding mechanosensitive ion channel domain-containing protein — MSLVESIKQITQHFSPTTIQFLFSLLSIGLYFVFSRRLLPVLYKLIAHSRLKDDMNKRAVVVMHILLVIVLIIVLSVIWGLDVRGLLVLASSVIAIVGVALFASWSLLSNITAFFILLGHKAYSQGAEVRVVDGANYIDGRIVEINLFSTVLKTVNNELVVYPNNLIVSRPVIVLPNKSRKISTQHKVVEKAQKWRRKVLINQKND, encoded by the coding sequence GTGTCGCTTGTTGAATCGATAAAACAAATAACTCAGCATTTCAGCCCAACGACTATTCAATTTTTGTTTAGTTTGTTGTCGATAGGCTTGTATTTTGTGTTTAGTCGCCGCTTATTGCCGGTGTTATATAAGCTGATAGCGCATAGTCGGCTTAAAGATGACATGAATAAGCGTGCAGTTGTAGTGATGCACATCTTATTAGTTATAGTGCTCATTATTGTCTTAAGTGTGATTTGGGGCTTAGACGTTCGGGGCTTACTGGTATTAGCTTCGTCGGTAATCGCTATTGTTGGCGTAGCTTTATTTGCTAGTTGGTCGTTACTGAGTAATATAACGGCATTCTTTATTTTATTAGGTCATAAAGCCTATTCCCAAGGTGCAGAAGTGCGAGTTGTCGACGGTGCGAATTATATCGACGGACGTATTGTTGAGATCAACTTATTTAGTACAGTTTTAAAAACGGTTAATAATGAATTAGTTGTCTACCCCAACAACTTAATAGTATCGCGCCCAGTGATAGTGTTACCAAATAAAAGCCGTAAAATATCTACTCAGCATAAAGTGGTAGAAAAAGCGCAGAAGTGGCGGCGTAAAGTGCTGATAAATCAGAAAAATGATTAA
- a CDS encoding YcgN family cysteine cluster protein, translating into MALAEKFWERKSLSEMNSEEWEALCDGCGKCCLNKFIEDDETAGPTAVLHANEQVHFTNIACRYLNSHACECTEYARRTQLVPDCIALTKDNLKDIFFMPTSCAYRRLHEGRGLPHWHPLLNGGKKSLMHKKQMSVRNKSISELQVDMDDFEDYIVLWPLNDLD; encoded by the coding sequence ATGGCGTTAGCTGAAAAATTTTGGGAACGTAAGTCGCTGTCTGAAATGAATAGCGAAGAATGGGAAGCCTTATGTGACGGCTGTGGCAAATGTTGCCTAAATAAGTTTATAGAAGATGATGAAACTGCAGGGCCAACAGCAGTGTTGCACGCTAATGAGCAAGTACACTTTACTAACATTGCTTGTCGCTATTTAAATAGCCATGCTTGTGAATGCACCGAATACGCTAGGCGTACACAGTTAGTGCCAGATTGCATTGCTTTGACCAAAGATAATTTAAAAGATATTTTCTTTATGCCAACTAGTTGTGCCTATCGCCGTTTACACGAAGGCCGAGGGTTACCGCATTGGCATCCTTTGTTAAATGGCGGTAAAAAAAGCTTAATGCACAAAAAGCAAATGTCGGTGCGAAATAAAAGCATTAGCGAGTTACAAGTCGATATGGATGACTTTGAAGACTATATAGTACTTTGGCCACTTAACGATTTAGATTAG
- a CDS encoding fumarylacetoacetate hydrolase family protein, with protein sequence MLPKMHKYQHLQHDGNFIDLPVGKAVCIGQNYQDHIAEMNSITAPEALFFIKPSTAICAMTPYISIPHNQGAVHNEIEVAVLIKSELKNANSHQVAAAIWGYSLALDLTLRDRQAALKQQGRPWELAKGFDNACPVAGFIASNKISQPQQLKFALKVNGQVRQSGDARHMIRSITTVISEMSQHFTLLPGDIVLTGTPAGVGPLHSGDQLEVQFDNFFTLQSQVN encoded by the coding sequence GTGCTGCCAAAAATGCATAAGTATCAACATCTGCAACATGATGGAAACTTTATTGATTTGCCAGTAGGTAAAGCAGTTTGTATTGGCCAGAATTATCAAGATCATATTGCTGAGATGAATAGTATTACTGCGCCAGAGGCATTATTCTTTATTAAACCCAGTACCGCTATTTGTGCCATGACGCCTTATATCAGCATTCCGCACAATCAGGGCGCCGTGCATAATGAGATTGAAGTTGCTGTTTTAATTAAATCTGAGCTGAAAAATGCCAATTCGCACCAAGTTGCAGCGGCTATTTGGGGCTACAGCTTAGCTTTAGATTTAACCTTGCGTGATCGTCAAGCAGCATTAAAGCAGCAGGGAAGGCCTTGGGAGCTAGCTAAAGGTTTTGATAATGCTTGTCCTGTAGCGGGCTTTATCGCCAGTAACAAGATTAGTCAGCCTCAGCAACTTAAGTTTGCTTTAAAAGTGAATGGTCAGGTTAGACAAAGCGGCGATGCTCGCCATATGATCCGCAGTATAACGACTGTAATAAGCGAAATGTCACAGCACTTCACCTTGTTGCCAGGTGATATAGTGCTTACAGGCACACCTGCCGGCGTAGGTCCTTTGCATAGTGGTGATCAATTAGAAGTACAGTTCGATAATTTTTTTACTCTACAATCACAGGTAAATTAA